The following are encoded in a window of Gasterosteus aculeatus chromosome 5, fGasAcu3.hap1.1, whole genome shotgun sequence genomic DNA:
- the LOC120818942 gene encoding receptor activity-modifying protein 3, which produces MILNLLVPVLLVLLAGVESQTANMTEEECSQVKRNQTSSQSAPQNSTMTTGNMTLSWYENKTSVIEGELHGNQTSALVTEEDESFQEQENAITGRDCQEKDLEEFSPSICGADFHKEMAIVGPRKWCEMENIIRPYNDMSLCLEALSHHVGCYSPNPITQAFFLSIHSLYFHNCSEEDPQFVDAPHGLVVALTLVPVSLIPVLVYLVVWKSGV; this is translated from the exons ATGATCCTGAACCTGCTTGTACccgtcctcctggtcctcctcg CTGGCGTGGAATCACAGACAGCCAACATGACCGAGGAAGAGTGCAGCCAAGTTAAGAGGAACCAAACGTCCTCGCAGTCTGCCCCCCAAAACA GTACGATGACAACAGGCAACATGACATTGAGTTGGTACGAAAACAAGACTAGTGTGATCGAGGGCGAACTGCACGGCAACCAAACATCCGCCCTTGTTACGGAGGAGGACG AGAGTTTTCAGGAGCAGGAAAATGCAATTACCGGCAGAGATTGCCAAGAGAAAGATCTGGAGGAGTTTAGTCCCAGCATATGTGGCGCAGATTTTCACAAAGAAATGGCGATAGTCGGCCCGAGAAAATGGTGTGAGATGGAAAATATCATCAG GCCATACAACGATATGTCGCTCTGCTTGGAGGCACTGTCACATCACGTTGGCTGTTACAGCCCTAACCCCATCACCCAGGCCTTCTTCCTCTCCATTCACTCTCTCTACTTCCACAACTGCTCTGAGGAGGATCCTCAGTTCGTGGACGCCCCTCACGGACTGGTGGTCGCCCTGACCCTCGTCCCCGTGAGCCTCATCCCCGTACTGGTTTATCTGGTGGTTTGGAAAAGTGGTGTCTGA
- the ccr10 gene encoding C-C chemokine receptor type 10 isoform X1 produces the protein MIKQTSVFEMCKHLKTPGGKQVSPEGKSRSEHRAAVIGWRRSWFCPQAFFKTGRSSNLYCRDCGEAFEMLNVTAMDLSIDYDFNNFDSYDFNNSLGNTSNVSYSDDWPSDFCEAKADQEVAIKTFQVCVFALIFLLGVTGNGLVIATFALYRRLRLRSVTDVFLFHLALADLLLLLTLPLQAADTLGWSPSMALDFVVRTCYAINTYSGLLLLACISVDRYLLVAWAQEMLRLRRRMLAGGRAAAAGVWLVAALLSFPQVLYSGLAGRDSEAYCGLVKCEQVKVATNGAVIAVFCLSLAVMATCYSRIACVLWDGRASRRGKQWHRQRTLKIMVALVLVFLAFQLPYTVLLSRKMAGPFCGLLLEYVTCTLAYARCGLNPVLYALVGERFRNDVTRLVHNSGCRRGLRRAPQSLATNSISVSSPASALLARSLTSPGSGKCSDNKAPPPVIFQFPEIE, from the exons ATGATTAAACAAACATCAGTCTTCGAGATGTGCAAGCACCTGAAAACACCTGGTGGTAAACAAGTCTCTCCAGAGGGCAAGTCGAGGTCAGAACACAGAGCTGCTGTCATTGGCTGGAGGCGGTCATGGTTTTGCCCACAAGCCTTTTTTAAGACTGGCAGATCCTCAAATCTCTACTGCAGAGACTGTGGGGAAGCTTTTGAGATGCTGAACGTTACAG CCATGGACCTCAGTATCGACTACGACTTCAACAATTTCGACAGCTATGACTTTAACAACTCGTTGGGGAACACAAGCAACGTCTCATACTCCGACGATTGGCCTTCCGACTTCTGCGAGGCCAAGGCCGATCAGGAGGTCGCCATTAAGACGTTCCAGGTCTGCGTCTTCGCCCTGATCTTCCTGCTGGGCGTGACTGGGAACGGCCTGGTGATCGCCACCTTCGCCCTCTACCGCCGGCTGCGCCTGCGCTCCGTCACCGacgtcttcctcttccacctggCGCTGGccgacctcctgctgctcctcacgCTGCCGCTGCAGGCCGCCGACACGCTGGGCTGGAGCCCCTCGATGGCCCTCGACTTTGTCGTCCGCACCTGCTACGCCATCAACACCTACAGCGGCCTCTTGCTGCTGGCCTGCATCAGCGTGGACCGCTACCTGCTGGTGGCCTGGGCCCAGGAGATGCTTCGTCTGCGCAGGCGGATGCTGGCGGGCGGGAGGGCGGCGGCCGCGGGAGTGTGGCTGGTGGCGGCGCTCCTCAGCTTCCCCCAGGTCCTCTACTCCGGGCTGGCGGGGCGCGACAGTGAGGCCTACTGCGGCCTGGTGAAATGCGAGCAGGTCAAAGTGGCCACCAACGGAGCCGTCATCGCTGTGTTTTGCCTGTCCCTCGCCGTCATGGCGACGTGCTACTCCCGCATAGCCTGTGTGCTGTGGGACGGGAGGGCGTCGCGCCGGGGGAAGCAATGGCACCGGCAGCGCACCCTGAAGATCATGGTGGCCCTGGTGCTGGTGTTCTTGGCGTTCCAGCTGCCGTACACGGTGTTGCTGTCGCGCAAGATGGCGGGGCCCTTCTGCGGCCTGCTGCTTGAGTACGTCACCTGCACGCTGGCGTACGCCCGCTGCGGCCTCAACCCTGTCCTGTACGCGCTGGTGGGCGAGCGCTTCCGCAACGACGTGACGAGGCTCGTCCACAACTCGGGCTGCCGGCGGGGCCTCCGGCGGGCCCCGCAGAGCCTCGCCACTAACTccatctccgtctcctctcccgCCTCGGCGCTCCTGGCTCGCTCGCTAACGTCCCCCGGAAGCGGGAAGTGTTCCGACAACAAGGCGCCGCCTCCAGTCATATTTCAGTTTCCGGAAATC
- the ccr10 gene encoding C-C chemokine receptor type 10 isoform X2, with the protein MPRPNDSNVSEAMDLSIDYDFNNFDSYDFNNSLGNTSNVSYSDDWPSDFCEAKADQEVAIKTFQVCVFALIFLLGVTGNGLVIATFALYRRLRLRSVTDVFLFHLALADLLLLLTLPLQAADTLGWSPSMALDFVVRTCYAINTYSGLLLLACISVDRYLLVAWAQEMLRLRRRMLAGGRAAAAGVWLVAALLSFPQVLYSGLAGRDSEAYCGLVKCEQVKVATNGAVIAVFCLSLAVMATCYSRIACVLWDGRASRRGKQWHRQRTLKIMVALVLVFLAFQLPYTVLLSRKMAGPFCGLLLEYVTCTLAYARCGLNPVLYALVGERFRNDVTRLVHNSGCRRGLRRAPQSLATNSISVSSPASALLARSLTSPGSGKCSDNKAPPPVIFQFPEIE; encoded by the exons ATGCCGCGACCAAATGACTCAAATGTGTCCGAAG CCATGGACCTCAGTATCGACTACGACTTCAACAATTTCGACAGCTATGACTTTAACAACTCGTTGGGGAACACAAGCAACGTCTCATACTCCGACGATTGGCCTTCCGACTTCTGCGAGGCCAAGGCCGATCAGGAGGTCGCCATTAAGACGTTCCAGGTCTGCGTCTTCGCCCTGATCTTCCTGCTGGGCGTGACTGGGAACGGCCTGGTGATCGCCACCTTCGCCCTCTACCGCCGGCTGCGCCTGCGCTCCGTCACCGacgtcttcctcttccacctggCGCTGGccgacctcctgctgctcctcacgCTGCCGCTGCAGGCCGCCGACACGCTGGGCTGGAGCCCCTCGATGGCCCTCGACTTTGTCGTCCGCACCTGCTACGCCATCAACACCTACAGCGGCCTCTTGCTGCTGGCCTGCATCAGCGTGGACCGCTACCTGCTGGTGGCCTGGGCCCAGGAGATGCTTCGTCTGCGCAGGCGGATGCTGGCGGGCGGGAGGGCGGCGGCCGCGGGAGTGTGGCTGGTGGCGGCGCTCCTCAGCTTCCCCCAGGTCCTCTACTCCGGGCTGGCGGGGCGCGACAGTGAGGCCTACTGCGGCCTGGTGAAATGCGAGCAGGTCAAAGTGGCCACCAACGGAGCCGTCATCGCTGTGTTTTGCCTGTCCCTCGCCGTCATGGCGACGTGCTACTCCCGCATAGCCTGTGTGCTGTGGGACGGGAGGGCGTCGCGCCGGGGGAAGCAATGGCACCGGCAGCGCACCCTGAAGATCATGGTGGCCCTGGTGCTGGTGTTCTTGGCGTTCCAGCTGCCGTACACGGTGTTGCTGTCGCGCAAGATGGCGGGGCCCTTCTGCGGCCTGCTGCTTGAGTACGTCACCTGCACGCTGGCGTACGCCCGCTGCGGCCTCAACCCTGTCCTGTACGCGCTGGTGGGCGAGCGCTTCCGCAACGACGTGACGAGGCTCGTCCACAACTCGGGCTGCCGGCGGGGCCTCCGGCGGGCCCCGCAGAGCCTCGCCACTAACTccatctccgtctcctctcccgCCTCGGCGCTCCTGGCTCGCTCGCTAACGTCCCCCGGAAGCGGGAAGTGTTCCGACAACAAGGCGCCGCCTCCAGTCATATTTCAGTTTCCGGAAATC